DNA sequence from the Desulfobacteraceae bacterium genome:
CAGGGGCATTAAACCCCGGGGCTTCGAGGAGCAGGATTACGAGTGTCAGACCTGTAAATCCAAATTTACCCACAGTACAGATAAAAATGGCCTGGCCTGGACCTTGTGGCGGGGCTAGGCGCGCTGTGCTTTAAATCAGAGACTTGCAGTAGATCGCCTTGCCGTCGCCCACGGCGTAGAAGTCCTTGAGGACGGTCTCCAGGCGGTAGCCGCAGCGCTCGTAAAAGGCGCGGGTGCTGGCATACTGCACCCGCTGGGAGGTATCGACGTAGATCCGGCTGCCGCCGGCGGCCCTGATGCGCCGCTCGGACTCCGAGAGCAGCCGCCGGCCCAGCCCGCGGCCCTGAAAGTCCGGGTGAACCGCGATCCAGTAGAGATCGTAGCTGGCGGTGGTGCAGGGGATGGGGCCGAAGCAGGCATAGCCTGCCAGCCGGCCGTAATGGTCGGCCATGACGAAATGGTAGCCGCTGGCCTCCCCCTTCTCCAGGCGCTCCAGGACCAGCTCTTCGGCCACGGCCACCTCCTCCGGGTGAAAGAAGCCGGTGACCTCCACCAGGCGGCGGACGCGCTGGCCGTCCTCGGGGGTGAGGATATCGCGCCAGACCACCCCGTGAAGGCGGTGCTCCGGGGTGTGGTGGCTGTCGGCCCACTGTCCGGCGCCCGCGACCAGCCCCTGGAAAAAGGCCAGCGCGTTTTTACCCAGGGTCTGGGTGCGGTATCCGCCCTCCTGGACCACCACCAGCGGCAGGCCCAGGGCCCCGATCATCCGGCCGTTGTGGGCGAAATCCTTGACTGTCAGGGACCACGAACCGGTGGGGTCCCCCTTGGCCGGGTCCAGGCCGAAGCCCAAAATCAGAAACTGGGGCTTGAACTCTTTGATCCGTTGCAGGGCGCGCGCCAGGGCCTTGCGGTACCTTTCGCCGTCCACCGCCTCGGGCAGGGGGATGTTGAGGTTGAAGCCCTCGCCCTCACCCTCGCCGCGCTCGTCCTCGAATCCGCTGAAATAGGGGTAGGCGAAGCGGGGGTGGCCGTGAATCGAAACGGTCAGTACATCGCTGCGGCGGTAGAATATGTCCTGGCCGCCGTTGCCGTGGTGGTAGTCCACGTCCAGAATGGCCACCCGGCCGTGGGCGCAGAGGTACTGGGCGGCGATGGCGCTGTTGTTGAAGTAGCAGAAGCCGCCGAAGGAGCGGCGTTCGGCGTGGTGCCCGGGCGGCCGGATCAGGGCGTAGGCCATGCGGCGGCCGTCCAAAATCTCCCGGGCGGCGGTCAGGGCGCAGTCCACGCTGCGGCGTGCCGCCGGGTAGGCGTTGGCGTTGATGGGGGTGAAGGTGTCGATGCAGTAGTAGCCCGAAAGCACCGACGGCTCCTTGGGGGGGCGGGTCTTGTTGCGAATGGGGAAGATGTAGGGGTAAAGCGATTTTCCGGCGGGGACCGCCGTGCAGGCGCGTTTGAGGTAGCCCACGAAATCCGCGTCGTGAACCGCGTGCAGGTGCTTGTCCGCAAAGGGCCTGGGTTTGATGGCGGCGAAAAGGCCGCTGGGTTCGATGGCCTTTAAAATGCTTTTGACCCGCACCGGGGACTCCACATAGCCCCGTTCGTGGACATGGTGGATGTCGTGGCGGTCGTTGACGATCAGGGCGATCTGCTCGGCCGAACGGCTCTCCACCGCCGCGATCACCGCCGCGGGCTTGACGTAGCGGAATTCGCGCAGCCGCACGGGGTCGTCCCGGAAGCTTGCCACCACCCGCTCGACATAGTCGGCCGGGCAGTAGTCGGCATACTTGCGCTCCAGAATCGCCCGCACCACCTGCCGGGCGAAGGCCTTTTTCAGTGGACGGCCGCTGCCTAGATCGTCGTAGACCAGATGGGGCATGCAGGTATCCCCCGGCTTGACCGGCGATTCGTAGCCGCTGTTGACGATCGGGCGGGCGCCGTAGCGCTCGTAAAAGCGCAGGCGGGCGCGGTTTTGCTTGAGTACTACGGGATCGGGGCAATCCTTGGCGTCATCCGGCAGGCACTCGAAAAAGAGGCCCTGCACCTTGAGCGCGGTGGACTCCTGCCGGATGCGGGCATAGAGCGCACCCCCGATGCCGGCGCCGGCGCGGTCGGTGGCGGTGGCAATCCAGTCGAGATAGGTGAACCGCAGCGTGGGTTCGTGAAGCAGGATGGCAAATCCGCGCACCTTGCCCTTGATGCTTTCGGCCACGAAGAGGACCGTGCGAAAGCGCTGTTTGAAGGGGTTCCCCAGTTTCTCGCCGATCAGCGCGATCTCGGTCTCGGGAACGGCGGCAAAGCGACTGCGCAGAATTTCCTGCACCTGCTCCAGGGTGCTTTTGTTCACTGGCAGTACGTTGTCGTAGATGCGTCGAATGCGGAGCATGCCGTGGGGTTCCTTCCTCGGGTGCCGGCTCAGGCGGGTGGCAGGCTGGCGGCTACGATGCGCCCGATCGCATCGGTATAGGGAATGTTCGCTTGGGTGAGGGCCGAGGCGAATCCGGCATCGGGCGCAAGGCAGGGGTTGGCGTTGATCTCCAGAACCCAGGGCGCGCCGGCGTCGTCCACGCGGAAATCCACCCGGGCGTAGCCCCTGAGGCCGAAATGGTCCCAGCAGCGCAGGGCCAGCCCCGCCAGGCGCGCCAGCAGGCCCGCATCGGATGCACCGAAAGCGAAGCACCGGGGGGTGTGGTGGTATTCAAAGGCGCTCTGATCCCACTTGGCCCGGTAGTCCACGATGCGCGGCATTTCCGGCGTGTAGCCCTCGAAAATGATTTCCGCAGGCGGCAGCACTTGCGGGCCCTCGGGGTGCGCCAGAAGTGAGAGGTTGAACTCGCGGCCGGCGATGAAGTGCTCGGCGAAACAGGCGCCGCCCAGCTCAGCGGCGCGCTGTTCCAGTTGGGGGGAGATCTCTTGCGGGCCGGCATTGGGGATCAGGCTCTGGGGCCCCAGGCCGATGGAGGCGTGCTCCCAGACCGATTTGACGATCCAGGTGCCCCTGCCGCAAGCCGCTTCATCGCGTCGGCCGTCCGTTCCGGGCCAGGGGCCGACCCACGCCGGGGTGGGTATTCCGCCGGCGGCCATCCAGGCCTTGGCCATGGTTTTGCTCGATGTGAGCATCATGGCTTCGGCCCGTGCGCCGGAGTAGGGCATGGCCAGGGCGTCCAGGCAGAAGGGCAGCAGGTGGATCAGTCGCCCCTGGCCGCCGACGGACTCCACCAGGTTGAACACCAGGTCCACCTGACGGCTGCGCAGCTCGGCCGCCACCGCCAGCAGGTTCAGGCTGCAGGCGATGCGGCAAACCGTGTGGCCCAGCTCCCCAAGCGCCCGGGCGACGGCATCGGCCTGGACAATGGCGTCCCGTGCGTCGGGGGCGTCGGTGTTCCCGACGGCGTCGTGAACGATGGCCACATGCATCAGAAGGGCCCCCGGGAGCCGCCCGCCGAAGGAATCCGGGCGGCGGCCGATTCGATGATCCAGGCGATCAGTTTTTGATAGGGCACCCCTAATTGGCTGCAGATGATGGGTAGGTCCGAATGCTCGGGGTGGATCCCGGCCAGGGGGTTGACCTCCATAAAGAGGGGCCGCCCATTTTTGTCGCAGCGCAGGTCCAGGCGGCCGGCATCGCGGCAGCCCAGCGCGCGCCAGGCGGCCATGGCAACCGCCTCGGCTTCGGCCACCACCGGGTCCTCGGCTGGGCGCCTCAGGGTGTAGCTGACCCGCGATTCGCACTCTTCCTTGTTGAGGTAGGAGTAGACCCCCGGCTCGGCCGTCTCCAGCAGGTGCACCTCGATGGTCCCCAGCACCCTGGCGCTGGCGCCGGTGCCCACGATGCCGGTGGTAAACTCACGGCCGGGCAGATAGGGCTCGATGATCACCGGCTGCCCGAAGGCCTCGATCAGGCGCCGGCATGCGACCGCCAGGTCGGCTTTCTGACGCACGATGGAGTCCGGCGTGACGCCCTTGCCGGTGCCCTCGGCCGCCGGCTTGACGAAATAGGGCCCTGCAAAGGCCACCGAGCGTGCGTCCGCGGGGGTTTCGGCCACGAAGAAATCCGCGGTGGGCACCCCGGCGTCCCGGATCACGCGCTTGGTCATGCCCTTGTGCAGGGTCAGGCTCATGACCAGCGGGTCGGAAAAGGTGTAGGCGATCCGGTACATGTCCAGCAGCGCCGGCACCTGGGCCTCGCGGCCGATGCCGTAGAGGCCTTCGGCGATGTTGAACACCAGATCCCAGCGCCGGCCGGCCACCAGGGCCGCGGCCAGTTTGCGGCCGTGTCCGATGCGCTCGGTGCGGTGTCCCAGCGCCTGGAGGGCTGCATCGACGGCGGCCACGGTGTCGTCACGGTCGAATTCGGCCGTTTCTTCCTCCGAAAAACCTTCCGCCAGGTACTCAGAGCGTAGGTCGTAGGTCAGTCCGATTGTCAGGGGCATCGGTAATAATCTCCTCGTAGAGCTGCTGGTGCCATTGGCGCGCCTGGGCCATGGGCGTGCCGGTGGCCGAAAGCACCGTTTCCCCGGAAACCAGCAGGCGGCGCGGGCAGGTGGCATCCGGCTCGGCGTCGATGTGGTCGGCCGTGTAGGTCAGCGGGTGCAGCCGGCACAACAGGGGCCGCACCGCCAGGGGCAGGCGGCATCCCTGGGGACCCAGAAATAGGCAGTCGTCATTGGGTGCGCGCCTGAGGATCCGCCGGCTGCCGTCACGGCGAAAAACGTGTTGGCGCCAGATCGGATCATCGTCCTGATCCAGATACGACGGGTCGGCTGTTTGGTTCCACTCCACAAATTGGCTCTCTCCGGTGAAGGCCGCAATGCGCCGCACGTCTCCGGGGG
Encoded proteins:
- a CDS encoding D-alanine--D-alanine ligase — protein: MPLTIGLTYDLRSEYLAEGFSEEETAEFDRDDTVAAVDAALQALGHRTERIGHGRKLAAALVAGRRWDLVFNIAEGLYGIGREAQVPALLDMYRIAYTFSDPLVMSLTLHKGMTKRVIRDAGVPTADFFVAETPADARSVAFAGPYFVKPAAEGTGKGVTPDSIVRQKADLAVACRRLIEAFGQPVIIEPYLPGREFTTGIVGTGASARVLGTIEVHLLETAEPGVYSYLNKEECESRVSYTLRRPAEDPVVAEAEAVAMAAWRALGCRDAGRLDLRCDKNGRPLFMEVNPLAGIHPEHSDLPIICSQLGVPYQKLIAWIIESAAARIPSAGGSRGPF
- a CDS encoding YkgJ family cysteine cluster protein, yielding MGALKPTLCARCAAQGKTCCQGREIYLTPGDVRRIAAFTGESQFVEWNQTADPSYLDQDDDPIWRQHVFRRDGSRRILRRAPNDDCLFLGPQGCRLPLAVRPLLCRLHPLTYTADHIDAEPDATCPRRLLVSGETVLSATGTPMAQARQWHQQLYEEIITDAPDNRTDLRPTL
- a CDS encoding D-alanine--D-alanine ligase, with product MHVAIVHDAVGNTDAPDARDAIVQADAVARALGELGHTVCRIACSLNLLAVAAELRSRQVDLVFNLVESVGGQGRLIHLLPFCLDALAMPYSGARAEAMMLTSSKTMAKAWMAAGGIPTPAWVGPWPGTDGRRDEAACGRGTWIVKSVWEHASIGLGPQSLIPNAGPQEISPQLEQRAAELGGACFAEHFIAGREFNLSLLAHPEGPQVLPPAEIIFEGYTPEMPRIVDYRAKWDQSAFEYHHTPRCFAFGASDAGLLARLAGLALRCWDHFGLRGYARVDFRVDDAGAPWVLEINANPCLAPDAGFASALTQANIPYTDAIGRIVAASLPPA
- a CDS encoding GNAT family N-acetyltransferase, with product MLRIRRIYDNVLPVNKSTLEQVQEILRSRFAAVPETEIALIGEKLGNPFKQRFRTVLFVAESIKGKVRGFAILLHEPTLRFTYLDWIATATDRAGAGIGGALYARIRQESTALKVQGLFFECLPDDAKDCPDPVVLKQNRARLRFYERYGARPIVNSGYESPVKPGDTCMPHLVYDDLGSGRPLKKAFARQVVRAILERKYADYCPADYVERVVASFRDDPVRLREFRYVKPAAVIAAVESRSAEQIALIVNDRHDIHHVHERGYVESPVRVKSILKAIEPSGLFAAIKPRPFADKHLHAVHDADFVGYLKRACTAVPAGKSLYPYIFPIRNKTRPPKEPSVLSGYYCIDTFTPINANAYPAARRSVDCALTAAREILDGRRMAYALIRPPGHHAERRSFGGFCYFNNSAIAAQYLCAHGRVAILDVDYHHGNGGQDIFYRRSDVLTVSIHGHPRFAYPYFSGFEDERGEGEGEGFNLNIPLPEAVDGERYRKALARALQRIKEFKPQFLILGFGLDPAKGDPTGSWSLTVKDFAHNGRMIGALGLPLVVVQEGGYRTQTLGKNALAFFQGLVAGAGQWADSHHTPEHRLHGVVWRDILTPEDGQRVRRLVEVTGFFHPEEVAVAEELVLERLEKGEASGYHFVMADHYGRLAGYACFGPIPCTTASYDLYWIAVHPDFQGRGLGRRLLSESERRIRAAGGSRIYVDTSQRVQYASTRAFYERCGYRLETVLKDFYAVGDGKAIYCKSLI